The following coding sequences lie in one Miscanthus floridulus cultivar M001 chromosome 9, ASM1932011v1, whole genome shotgun sequence genomic window:
- the LOC136482616 gene encoding L-type lectin-domain containing receptor kinase SIT2-like, producing the protein MAYEVLEPCSPLTSHLKFFLLCLLLFIGHEPALFTASTPDNQLLYLGFTGTNISLDDTATVTSNGLLELTNGTLDSKGHAFHPTPLHFRGSHNDRVHSFSVTFVFAIRSTYQIMCLHGLAFIIAPSTNFSDAMSSQYLGFMNSDKRGSLSNHILAIELDTALNIEFQDINANHVGIDINDLHSMQSYPAGYFDDRNSSFQNMSLVSGDAMHVWVDYNGEAKKINVTMAPLQMAKPKKPLISAHLDLSAVLHKSSYIGFSSATGSVDARHYVLGWSFGMNKPAPVIDITKLPKLPPQGPKPQSILLEIILPIASATFMVVVGAIIISLVRRQRRYAEVKEDWEVEFKPHRFSYKDLYHATEGFKSKNLLGAGGFGEVYKGVLPSSKLEVAVKKVSHESRQGMKEFIAEVVSIGRIRHRNLVQLLGYCRRKGELLLVYAYMSNGSLDKYLYSDVDKITVSWAQRFRIIKGIATGLLYLHEKWEKVVVHRDIKSSNVLLDSEMNGHLGDFGLARLYDHGTDLQTTHVVGTMGYLAPELASTGRASPLTDVFAFGAFLLEVTCAKRPVNNNVRDNNQVVLVDWVLEHWHKGSLADTVDSKLHGDYNVDEACLVLKLGLLCSHPFTNVRPNMQEVVRYLDGDLPLPELTHTDMSFSLLSLMQDEGFDPYVLSYPSSKIRSGTISGISGGR; encoded by the coding sequence ATGGCCTATGAAGTGCTTGAGCCTTGCAGCCCACTCACATCTCACCTGAAATTTTTCTTACTCTGCCTCCTCCTTTTCATTGGCCATGAACCTGCACTCTTCACTGCATCAACTCCTGATAACCAACTCCTGTACCTTGGCTTTACAGGCACTAATATCAGCTTGGACGACACTGCCACAGTCACGTCAAACGGACTCCTTGAGTTAACCAACGGTACACTTGATTCCAAAGGCCATGCCTTCCACCCAACTCCATTGCACTTCCGTGGCTCACACAATGATAGAGTGCATTCTTTCTCCGTGACCTTTGTGTTTGCCATCCGCTCTACCTACCAAATCATGTGCCTACATGGCCTGGCCTTTATCATAGCTCCAAGCACAAACTTCTCAGATGCAATGTCCAGCCAATACTTAGGATTCATGAACTCCGATAAGAGAGGCAGCTTGAGCAACCATATCTTGGCCATTGAACTAGACACCGCCCTAAATATCGAGTTCCAAGACATCAACGCCAACCATGTTGGCATCGACATCAACGATCTCCACTCTATGCAGTCCTACCCTGCGGGCTACTTTGATGATAGGAATAGTAGCTTCCAAAACATGAGTCTTGTCAGTGGTGATGCCATGCATGTTTGGGTAGACTACAACGGAGAAGCCAAGAAAATCAATGTTACCATGGCTCCACTCCAGATGGCGAAACCGAAGAAGCCACTCATCTCAGCCCATTTGGACCTCTCAGCAGTTCTACACAAGTCATCATATATCGGCTTCTCATCAGCAACCGGCTCAGTTGACGCACGACACTACGTGCTTGGCTGGAGCTTCGGCATGAACAAACCTGCTCCGGTGATCGACATCACCAAACTGCCTAAGCTACCTCCGCAGGGCCCGAAACCTCAATCAATACTTCTGGAAATTATCCTGCCAATAGCATCAGCGACATTCATGGTCgttgtgggtgccatcatcatttcACTGGTGAGGAGGCAACGGCGATATGCTGAGGTCAAAGAAGATTGGGAAGTTGAATTCAAGCCACACCGTTTCTCGTACAAGGATTTGTATCATGCCACCGAAGGATTCAAGAGCAAGAACCTGCTAGGTGCTGGAGGATTCGGGGAGGTATACAAAGGAGTGCTTCCGTCATCGAAACTGGAAGTTGCTGTGAAGAAGGTTTCCCATGAATCAAGGCAGGGTATGAAGGAGTTCATTGCTGAAGTTGTCAGCATCGGCCGCATTCGACACCGTAACCTTGTTCAGTTGCTTGGTTATTGCAGGCGAAAAGGTGAACTACTTCTAGTATATGCCTACATGTCAAATGGCAGTCTTGATAAGTATCTATACTCCGATGTGGACAAGATAACAGTGAGTTGGGCTCAGAGGTTTCGGATCATCAAAGGCATTGCTACGGGCCTTCTCTACCTCCACGAGAAGTGGGAGAAAGTTGTCGTCCACCGTGATATCAAGTCGAGTAACGTGCTTCTTGACAGTGAAATGAACGGACACCTAGGTGACTTTGGCCTTGCAAGATTGTACGACCACGGCACCGATCTACAGACCACGCATGTTGTTGGTACCATGGGTTACCTCGCCCCTGAATTGGCAAGCACGGGCAGGGCATCCCCACTCACAGATGTGTTTGCCTTTGGTGCATTCCTTCTTGAGGTTACCTGCGCGAAAAGGCCAGTGAACAACAACGTAAGGGATAATAATCAAGTGGTGCTTGTTGACTGGGTACTTGAGCATTGGCACAAAGGATCACTAGCTGATACGGTCGACAGCAAATTACATGGTGATTATAATGTCGACGAAGCATGCCTGGTACTGAAGCTAGGGCTATTATGCTCACACCCATTTACCAATGTAAGGCCTAATATGCAAGAAGTGGTGCGGTACCTTGACGGAGATCTGCCACTCCCAGAGTTGACGCATACAGACATGAGCTTCAGTCTGCTCTCTCTAATGCAGGATGAAGGGTTTGACCCATACGTACTGTCATACCCTTCATCAAAGATACGCAGTGGTACAATATCTGGCATCTCGGGAGGAAGATGA